A genomic region of Kluyveromyces marxianus DMKU3-1042 DNA, complete genome, chromosome 5 contains the following coding sequences:
- the ENT5 gene encoding Ent5p, with the protein MDSLGKKLSNLGLHDIRNAARFAQNVIVQYEPYQIDIRRATNTDSWGPTPKHLAKVMRHRYEVTMFLMTEYTLKRLVDHMAKRPKNVYEKARKQYVNYGNEWRVVLKCLILIEYFLMRSERGKELEQVLACLQTHKHILTKETMQYRVDFSSDGKMELHERGIKKKCENIIQLMEDSNYLKRERSKTAENATKIVSGSIGSRPESLYNDISISADSIADSSSSIDDMDDFEYEPQPMGHRERRSSAVDKQRRQRREMLRERIRNSEYQRKAATQQEPEVDLLDLDDAPAPSNNNNSNTNSNNNNTHNMNHNNGNSNTPLAGFDDDEDDDDDFGDFQSEKSPVPALPHSSSSAGAAAAGQGSSSNINANSTLNDLLDFGGSSNTTTTPVNVSINSNNNNAKHDAFADLFSMSKSQI; encoded by the coding sequence ATGGATTCTCTTGGGAAGAAGCTCAGTAATTTGGGGCTGCACGATATTCGGAACGCTGCGAGATTTGCGCAAAATGTTATAGTGCAATATGAGCCATACCAGATCGATATCAGACGGGCGACGAATACGGATTCGTGGGGTCCAACGCCCAAGCATTTGGCTAAGGTGATGAGACATAGGTATGAGGTGACGATGTTTCTGATGACAGAGTACACATTGAAGCGGTTGGTGGACCATATGGCGAAGAGACCGAAGAATGTGTATGAGAAGGCTAGGAAGCAGTATGTGAACTATGGGAACGAGTGGAGGGTTGTGTTGAAGtgtttgatattgataGAGTACTTTTTGATGCGTTCTGAGCGGGGCAAGGAGCTGGAGCAGGTGTTGGCATGTTTGCAGACTCACAAGCACATTTTGACGAAGGAGACGATGCAGTACCGTGTGGACTTTAGCAGCGACGGGAAGATGGAGTTGCACGAGCGTgggatcaagaagaagtgcGAGAACATTATTCAGTTGATGGAGGATTCGAATTACTTGAAGCGTGAGCGTTCCAAGACGGCTGAGAATGCGACGAAGATTGTTTCCGGTTCGATCGGCTCGCGTCCGGAGTCGCTGTACAACGATATTTCCATCAGCGCGGACTCAATTGCGGACAGTTCTTCCAGTATTGACGATATGGACGACTTTGAGTACGAGCCGCAACCTATGGGCCACAGGGAGCGTCGGTCTTCTGCAGTGGACAAGCAAAGGAGACAGAGAAGAGAGATGTTACGAGAAAGAATTCGTAACAGCGAGTACCAAAGGAAGGCTGCTACGCAACAGGAACCAGAAGTTGACTTGCTAGACCTTGACGATGCGCCAGCTCcttctaataataataattctaATACTAattctaataataataatactcATAATATGAATCATAACAATGGAAATAGCAACACTCCACTGGCTGGTTtcgatgacgatgaagacgatgacgacgattTTGGCGATTTCCAGTCGGAAAAGAGTCCTGTACCTGCATTGCcacattcttcttcttctgccggtgctgctgctgctgggCAAGGATCGTCCTCCAATATCAATGCTAACTCCACCTTGAACGATTTATTGGACTTTGGAGGATCTTCCAACACTACGACTACTCCTGTCAATGTCAGCATaaattccaacaacaataacgCTAAGCATGATGCGTTCGCAGACTTGTTCTCCATGTCTAAATCCCAAATATGA
- the RPA14 gene encoding DNA-directed RNA polymerase I subunit RPA14, which produces MLRGTRRPAHSTLNTPVVVHQVGTPSYLSKEEVLNFLSTFISEKEAIPAVSLASRAESVTQTSITSGGVSTEEVALDTQLSSALAQLKRVERDFKGLPPQVLETEPSSSNTAQKTTPDVDTVEKSATGGKKIKFADESEPSETVNASGASKDTSDSSSSDSSSSDSE; this is translated from the coding sequence ATGCTTAGAGGAACCAGAAGACCCGCACACTCTACTTTAAACACGCCTGTAGTGGTACATCAAGTCGGAACCCCATCGTATCTAtcgaaagaagaagtactCAATTTCCTATCCACATTCATAAGCGAGAAAGAAGCTATCCCAGCAGTCTCATTAGCATCTAGAGCTGAATCCGTCACCCAGACTTCTATCACTTCCGGTGGTGTCAGCACCGAAGAAGTAGCATTGGACACACAGTTGTCCAGTGCACTAGCGCAGTTGAAAAGAGTCGAAAGAGACTTCAAGGGCTTGCCTCCCCAGGTGTTAGAGACAgaaccatcatcatcaaacaCTGCTCAGAAGACCACCCCAGATGTAGATACCGTTGAAAAATCGGCCACAGGAggaaaaaagataaagtTTGCTGATGAGTCGGAACCTTCAGAAACTGTTAATGCATCTGGAGCCTCCAAGGACACCTCAGACTCGTCTTCCTCAGACTCATCCTCGTCAGACTCCGAATAG
- the CTH1 gene encoding putative mRNA-binding protein CTH1 gives MNYHMNSSISSQSTQTSSVFSQENEDYDARIREIEEYYIKTLLSEDSEDDGVSKQQSQFYSQLQTQLPGYYAHQMMQGSQVFSGAEIGQQQQQQQQAYVQPQSWFKKSFLDTQYQDPWPQKVSAKEPSLEVEINSQYRPSNGIMPLTSENLRMIQEKAEEAPELLAEPSKAEPSKAHQAPAPAQSQAQQTHSKAHSEREQPEKVNKQLYKTELCESFATRGTCKYGNKCQFAHGLHELKLKQRSTNFRTKPCVNWQKHGYCRYGKRCCFKHGDDEDIQIYMQAGVIKKIEDQPVRKNLHADVRALQKMTW, from the coding sequence ATGAATTACCATATGAACAGCAGCATTTCGTCTCAATCGACACAGACTTCGTCTGTGTTTTCGCaggaaaatgaagattACGATGCCCGGATCCGGGAGATCGAGGAATACTACATCAAGACGTTGTTGAGCGAGGATTCTGAGGATGACGGTGTTTCGAAGCAGCAGAGTCAATTTTATTCGCAATTGCAGACGCAATTGCCGGGATACTATGCGCACCAGATGATGCAGGGCAGCCAGGTGTTTTCTGGCGCAGAGATTgggcagcagcagcagcagcagcagcaggcGTATGTGCAGCCACAGTCATGGTTCAAGAAGTCGTTCTTGGACACACAGTACCAGGACCCATGGCCACAGAAGGTTTCTGCGAAGGAGCCCTCGTTAGAAGTGGAGATCAATTCGCAGTACCGTCCCTCCAATGGGATTATGCCTTTGACGAGTGAAAACTTGCGTATGATCCAGGAAAAGGCGGAGGAAGCTCCGGAGCTGCTGGCGGAGCCAAGCAAGGCTGAGCCAAGCAAGGCCCACCAAGCGCCTGCCCCAGCCCAATCCCAGGCTCAGCAAACGCATAGCAAGGCCCATTCTGAGCGCGAGCAGCCAGAAAAGGTCAACAAACAGCTGTACAAGACCGAATTGTGCGAGTCATTCGCAACAAGAGGTACCTGTAAGTACGGCAACAAGTGTCAGTTCGCCCACGGCCTGCACGAACTAAAGTTGAAACAACGGTCCACGAACTTTAGAACGAAGCCCTGTGTCAACTGGCAAAAGCACGGCTACTGTCGCTACGGTAAGCGTTGTTGCTTCAAGCATGGGGACGATGAGGACATCCAAATCTACATGCAAGCTGGTGTCATCAAGAAGATCGAGGATCAACCGGTAAGAAAGAATTTGCATGCGGACGTCAGAGCCTTGCAAAAGATGACCTGGTAA
- the RKM5 gene encoding S-adenosylmethionine-dependent methyltransferase: protein MQLVSLNADTLYEYLFERYIGLESNAANLSQDLGIQSRNEAELDIDISPKQVAPAKSGRKTKKVELDEFNFTIKQNLTSLNSNRDNNNSTTGYVLWTTSTFILKWLLYNENAVLFRRGDDRIKSLLQSRQDENERYVLELGTGISPIFPIAISNYVEKYVATDQKDILPRLKFNIQENQAECRRRVLTSESIELDNLKRRTTTECQLDVTVLDWELFKINDKTQHLLLPDGPSHLTIIAMDVIYNEYLVTPFLNTLKSLFTWYKNLGLSVSGLIGIQLRTEEVVRLFLEELIIERNFEVHAVNEPELNSSRFILLHITLP, encoded by the coding sequence ATGCAGCTAGTAAGTTTGAATGCAGATACCTTGTATGAATATCTCTTTGAGAGATACATAGGTCTAGAAAGTAATGCTGCAAATCTTTCCCAAGACCTGGGTATTCAATCGAGAAACGAAGCGGAACTTGACATCGATATAAGTCCCAAGCAGGTAGCACCCGCAAAATCAGGAAGGAAAACCAAGAAGGTCGAATTAGATGAGTTCAACTTCACTATCAAACAGAACTTAACCTCACTAAATTCAAATCGAGATAATAACAACTCTACGACGGGATATGTGCTATGGACCACTTCGACATTCATTCTCAAATGGTTACTATATAACGAAAATGCAGTTCTATTCAGAAGAGGCGATGATCGTATAAAATCGCTTCTACAATCCCGACAGGACGAAAACGAGAGATATGTCTTGGAATTAGGAACAGGCATCTCACCAATATTCCCCATAGCAATTTCAAATTACGTTGAGAAATACGTAGCTACAGACCAGAAGGATATATTACCAAGATTGAAATTCAACATCCAGGAAAACCAAGCTGAATGCAGGCGAAGAGTACTCACGTCTGAATCCATAGAACTGGATAATTTGAAAAGACGTACCACAACCGAATGTCAACTTGATGTAACAGTTTTGGATTGGGAATTATTTAAAATAAATGACAAGACACAGCATCTTCTACTTCCCGATGGACCTTCTCACTTAACTATCATTGCAATGGACGTAATATACAACGAGTATTTAGTGACACCATTTCTCAACACATTAAAATCACTTTTTACATGGTATAAGAACCTGGGACTTTCAGTGTCAGGACTAATCGGAATTCAGCTTCGAACTGAGGAAGTTGTCAGATTATTTCTAGAGGAACTCATCATTGAGCGCAATTTTGAGGTTCATGCCGTGAACGAACCGGAATTGAATAGTTCTAGGTTCATACTACTACATATAACACTGCCATAG
- the VPS70 gene encoding M28 family metallopeptidase, which produces MVAIDSQDFPVEKKDEFQDIESNLRGSRRRSQTKIKIFCKVLTLFIIYQLWSTGISFLNKPLSDDRDRAKATPNELAYLKTLEDSNFAGNWSEKLTSVPHLAGQGIELVNWTASKFEEYGLETEVEAFDIYLNYPVANGLTLLHDGKSVYKANLTEDVISEDPTTGGDDLVPAFHGYSASGNVTAEYVYVNYGTKEDFDLLQENNVPLEGKIAIVRYGHIFRGLKVKFAQDAGCVGVLIYSDPGDDFFQEAKGDKPYPYGPARQPSSLQRGSVQFLSQSPGDPTTPGRPSQGDDVVREDPYGSIPKIPSLPISFREVQPILKKLNGHGIKGSQIGGSKWVGNLPGFEYWTGPSPKNTLNLYNEQKYDIVPIYNVYGTLHGSDPKAGYIMVGNHRDAWIKGGASDPNSGSAVVLEIIRSLHELTKTGWKPKRTIKFASWDGEEYALLGSTEFGEKNAEELKKNLIAYLNVDVAVDGGQLKIASSPFLNNAINEALALVDYPSEENVSLHEHFYNHSKIGILGSGSDYTVFLEHLGISSLDTGFSATWKDPVYHYHSNYDSFHWMSTMVDPGFKLHNALAKFLGTLTLRLTEDELINTKVADYSGELLKYYKSIESKVPQSWLNITNHKGKPLKKIIEKTKLRLEEFDEAATTFDTYLTDLSRQLEHKGSLPFWKRIRLHFQAVHANFKLRYLERAFLHKKGLKGRPWFKHMIFASGRYTGYEGFVLPGLTEAIEDEEVKDFIRWNKIFLRKVSALADSYKLKDKNGSTKMRCMHW; this is translated from the coding sequence ATGGTAGCTATTGATTCACAGGACTTCCCTgttgagaagaaagatgaaTTCCAAGACATTGAAAGCAATTTGAGAGGCTCTAGAAGACGGAGCCAGACCAAAATAAAGATATTCTGTAAGGTTTTGACtttgtttattatatatCAATTATGGAGCACTGGTATAAGCTTTTTAAACAAGCCTTTGTCTGATGACAGGGACAGAGCTAAGGCAACTCCGAATGAACTAGCTTATCTAAAGACTTTGGAAGATAGTAATTTTGCGGGCAATTGGTCTGAAAAGTTGACATCAGTTCCTCATTTGGCTGGCCAAGGTATCGAATTGGTGAACTGGACTGCTTCTAAGTTTGAGGAGTACGGTTTAGAGACCGAGGTAGAAGCGTTTGACATATACTTGAACTATCCTGTGGCCAACGGATTAACATTATTGCATGATGGGAAATCTGTTTACAAGGCCAATCTAACGGAGGATGTTATATCTGAAGATCCTACAACGGGTGGTGATGATTTAGTTCCAGCATTCCATGGATATTCTGCTTCTGGGAATGTGACTGCGGAATATGTGTACGTTAACTATGGTACAAAAGAGGATTTCGATTTATTGCAGGAAAACAATGTGCCATTGGAAGGGAAAATTGCCATTGTGAGATATGGCCATATATTCCGTGGTTTGAAGGTGAAATTTGCGCAGGACGCAGGTTGTGTTGGTGTTTTGATTTATTCTGATCCAGGCGAcgatttcttccaagaGGCAAAGGGGGACAAGCCCTATCCTTACGGACCTGCAAGACAACCTTCATCTTTACAGCGTGGCTCAGTTCAGTTCCTATCTCAATCTCCTGGTGATCCAACCACTCCTGGTAGGCCATCTCAAGGTGATGACGTAGTCCGTGAAGATCCATATGGGTCTATTCCAAAGATTCCATCTTTACCAATTTCTTTCAGAGAAGTGCAGccaatattgaagaagctaaacGGTCATGGGATCAAAGGCTCGCAGATAGGCGGAAGTAAGTGGGTTGGAAACCTTCCAGGCTTTGAGTACTGGACTGGCCCTAGCCCAAAGAACACCTTGAACTTATACAACGAGCAGAAATACGATATCGTCCCAATTTACAATGTATACGGTACATTACATGGTTCAGATCCCAAGGCTGGCTACATAATGGTAGGGAACCATAGGGATGCCTGGATCAAAGGAGGTGCTTCAGATCCTAACAGCGGCAGCgctgttgttcttgaaatAATAAGATCTCTCCACGAGTTAACTAAGACTGGTTGGAAACCTAAAAGAACAATCAAATTCGCATCTTGGGATGGTGAAGAGTACGCCTTGTTGGGATCAACTGAGTTCGGTGAGAAAAACGCagaagagttgaagaaaaatttgATTGCATATCTAAATGTTGATGTTGCAGTCGACGGTGGGCAATTAAAAATTGCCTCGTCCCCATTCTTAAACAACGCTATTAACGAGGCTTTAGCATTAGTAGATTATCCATCGGAGGAAAATGTTTCCTTGCATGAGCACTTCTACAATCACTCAAAAATCGGGATCcttggttctggttctgatTACACTGTTTTCCTTGAACATTTGGGTATTTCTTCCTTGGACACTGGCTTCAGTGCCACTTGGAAGGATCCAGTTTACCACTACCATTCCAACTATGACTCCTTCCATTGGATGTCTACAATGGTAGATCCAGGTTTCAAATTGCACAATGCTTTAGCCAAGTTCTTAGGTACCCTGACGTTAAGATTAACCGAAGATGAACTCATCAACACCAAGGTTGCTGATTACTCTGGCGAACTTTTGAAGTACTATAAATCTATTGAGAGCAAGGTCCCACAGAGCTGGTTAAACATCACCAACCATAAAGGCAAACCACTCAAGAAGATAATCGAGAAGACCAAACTTAGattggaagaatttgaCGAGGCCGCAACAACCTTTGATACCTACTTAACGGATTTGAGCCGTCAATTGGAACACAAAGGCTCGTTACCATTCTGGAAGCGTATTAGACTACATTTCCAAGCGGTGCATGCAAACTTTAAATTGCGTTACTTAGAAAGGGCCTTTTTGCACAAGAAAGGTTTGAAGGGAAGACCATGGTTTAAGCACATGATTTTTGCTTCTGGTAGATACACCGGATATGAAGGATTTGTGTTGCCGGGTTTAACTGAAGCgattgaagatgaagaagtgaAGGACTTCATTCGCTGGAACAAGATATTCCTGCGTAAGGTATCTGCCCTTGCAGACTCTTACAAACTCAAGGACAAGAACGGGTCAACCAAAATGCGCTGTATGCACTGGTAA
- the HOM2 gene encoding aspartate-semialdehyde dehydrogenase, translating to MVKKVAGVLGATGSVGQRFILLLADHPDFELKVLGASSRSAGKKYIDAVNWKQTDLLPKFAESIVVSECTPEAFKECDVVFSGLDADYAGPIEKAFKDSGLAVISNAKNYRREEDVPLVVPISNPEHLEMIGTKVSKAKAEGKEKPGFIVCISNCSTAGLVAPLKPLVEKFGPISLLTTTTLQAISGAGFSPGVPGIDILDNIIPYIGGEEDKMEWETKKILGSLNADKSKVNLLSDDEIKVSAQCNRVAVSDGHTECISLKFKNQPPPSVEEVKQCLRDYVCDATKLGCHSAPKQTIHVLEQNDRPQPRLDRNRDNGYGVSVGRIREDPVLDFKMVVLSHNTIIGAAGAGILIAEILLAKNII from the coding sequence ATGGTTAAGAAGGTTGCTGGTGTCTTGGGAGCCACTGGTTCCGTTGGTCAACGTTTCATCTTGTTGTTGGCTGACCATCCAGATTTTGAGCTAAAGGTTTTGGGTGCCTCTTCCAGATCTGCTGGTAAGAAGTACATCGATGCTGTCAACTGGAAACAAACAGACTTGTTGCCTAAGTTCGCCGAGTCGATTGTTGTTTCCGAATGTACTCCAGAAGCATTCAAGGAATGTGACGTTGTGTTTTCCGGTCTAGATGCAGACTATGCGGGTCCTATCGAGAAGGCATTCAAGGACAGCGGTTTAGCTGTCATTTCTAATGCGAAGAACTacagaagagaagaagatgttccATTGGTGGTTCCTATTTCGAATCCAGAACATTTGGAAATGATCGGCACCAAGGTATCTAAGGCTAAGGCTGAGGGTAAAGAAAAGCCAGGTTTCATTGTATGTATTTCAAACTGTTCGACTGCTGGTTTGGTGGCCCCATTGAAGCCTTTGGTGGAGAAGTTCGGTCCAATCTCGCTTTTAACCACCACCACTTTGCAAGCCATCTCCGGTGCTGGGTTCTCCCCAGGTGTGCCCGGTATTGATATCTTGGACAACATTATTCCATATATTGGCGGAGAAGAGGACAAGATGGAATGGGAAACTAAGAAGATCTTGGGTTCTCTAAATGCTGATAAATCCAAGGTCAACTTGTTGAGCGATGACGAAATCAAGGTTTCAGCCCAATGTAACCGTGTTGCTGTTTCTGATGGTCATACCGAATGTATCTCCCTAAAGTTTAAGAACCAACCTCCTCCatctgttgaagaagtcaagCAATGTCTAAGAGATTACGTTTGTGACGCTACGAAACTCGGATGCCACTCTGCTCCAAAGCAAACCATCCACGTCCTAGAACAAAATGATAGACCACAACCAAGATTGGACAGGAACAGAGACAACGGGTATGGTGTTTCCGTCGGAAGAATCAGAGAAGATCCTGTGTTAGACTTCAAAATGGTCGTCTTGTCCCACAACACCATCAttggtgctgctggtgcCGGTATATTGATTGCTGAAATCCTACTGGCCAAAAACATTATCTAA
- the GIR2 gene encoding Gir2p, with the protein MDYQEEQKQELEILESIYPDELTVLQAEYPGIQLQIDVTVDPVPMENSSYTVDSISNRHILHVRFTLPDNYPDEAPVIDIEPEEVPKFNRGDGSDEEEEEENEVEYDDHGNPIVSDFENLPDKIHFDEFVEECVEKLNLQVEEDMLLGMQMCFALVSNIKDAAEQWFQERLSELEKEHDRMLLEKEQEEQKKFRGTKVTRETYLAWRSKFREEFGLDERDAQRRLQAHQGRLSGRQIFEQGLAGDEDMAEDEESVVSEGVKALAV; encoded by the coding sequence ATGGACTACCAAGAGGAACAGAAGCAGGAGTTGGAGATTTTGGAGTCGATATACCCGGATGAATTGACGGTTTTGCAAGCAGAGTATCCAGGCATTCAGCTGCAGATCGATGTGACGGTGGACCCAGTGCCGATGGAGAACTCGTCATATACGGTGGATTCGATTTCGAACAGGCATATTTTGCATGTGAGGTTTACGTTGCCCGACAATTACCCAGATGAGGCACCTGTGATTGATATTGAGCCCGAAGAAGTGCCAAAGTTTAACAGAGGAGATGGGagcgatgaggaagaagaggaggaaaaCGAAGTGGAATACGACGACCATGGGAACCCTATAGTGTCAGACTTTGAGAACTTGCCCGATAAGATCCACTTTGACGAGTTTGTGGAGGAGTGCGTAGAGAAGTTGAACTTGCAAGTGGAGGAAGACATGCTTCTTGGGATGCAGATGTGTTTTGCGTTGGTGTCGAATATCAAGGATGCAGCCGAGCAGTGGTTCCAGGAAAGGTTGAGCGAGTTGGAGAAGGAGCACGACAGAATGCTACTGGAGAAGGAGCAAGAGgagcagaagaagtttaGGGGCACGAAGGTGACGAGGGAGACGTACTTAGCATGGAGATCGAAGTTTAGAGAGGAGTTCGGGTTAGACGAAAGAGATGCGCAGAGACGGCTACAGGCGCACCAGGGGAGGTTGTCTGGTAGACAGATTTTCGAGCAAGGGCTTGCTGGGGACGAAGACATGGCCGAGGACGAGGAGTCTGTTGTATCGGAGGGAGTCAAGGCTCTTGCTGTGTGA
- the CPR1 gene encoding peptidylprolyl isomerase CPR1 — MSKVYFDVEADGQPLGRIVFQLYNDVVPKTAENFRALATGEKGFGYAGSVFHRVIPDFMLQGGDFTHGTGVGGKSIYGAKFPDENFVKKHDRPGLLSMANAGPNTNGSQFFITTVPCPWLDGKHVVFGEVSEGFDVVKKVESLGSGSGATRARIVIAKSGEL; from the coding sequence atgtcTAAGGTTTATTTCGACGTTGAAGCTGACGGCCAACCATTGGGTAGAATTGTCTTCCAATTGTACAACGATGTTGTCCCAAAGACCGCTGAAAACTTCAGAGCTCTAGCCACTGGTGAAAAGGGTTTCGGTTACGCTGGCTCCGTTTTCCACCGTGTCATCCCAGACTTCATGTTGCAAGGTGGTGACTTCACCCACGGCACTGGTGTCGGTGGTAAGTCCATCTACGGTGCTAAGTTCCCAGATGAAAACTTCGTCAAGAAGCACGACAGACCAGGTTTGTTGTCCATGGCCAATGCTGGTCCAAACACCAACGGTTCccaattcttcatcaccaCTGTCCCATGCCCATGGTTGGACGGTAAGCACGTTGTGTTTGGTGAAGTCTCTGAAGGTTTCGACGTTGTCAAGAAGGTCGAATCCTTGGGTTCTGGCTCCGGTGCTACCAGAGCTAGAATTGTGATTGCCAAATCTGGTGAATTGTAA